One stretch of Streptomyces sp. A2-16 DNA includes these proteins:
- a CDS encoding GNAT family N-acetyltransferase — protein MTDLVIRALDEREAPLFDALPDPLGARESHRLTRHRPDWKRVALRDGKVVARGAWWGGPDDTAPLNVNWFDVAEGEEEAGAELLRTAPWQVELEMNLPAGWREDPAQRAAAEARFTAVREAGYELLVERFLYRWTPEQGLPERPGRLEFRPEPDDAVFFDLLRRIHSATLDAHALKAIEEGGLDRAAQEELDFFHWCPSPREWWQIARTPQGDVAGIHIPAHNPSGPCVGFIGVVPEQRGHGYAYDLLAECTHCLVEQGAEFVSAATDRGNFPMAANFAKAGYPVVRERLNYRPAHSG, from the coding sequence ATGACCGATCTGGTCATCCGCGCGCTCGACGAGCGCGAAGCCCCTCTCTTCGACGCTCTTCCCGACCCCCTCGGCGCCCGCGAGTCCCACCGGCTCACCCGGCACCGCCCCGACTGGAAGCGGGTCGCCCTGCGCGACGGCAAGGTCGTGGCACGCGGCGCCTGGTGGGGCGGCCCCGACGACACCGCCCCCCTCAACGTCAACTGGTTCGACGTGGCCGAAGGGGAGGAGGAGGCCGGCGCCGAACTCCTGCGCACCGCGCCCTGGCAGGTCGAGCTCGAGATGAACCTGCCCGCGGGCTGGCGCGAGGACCCGGCACAGCGGGCCGCCGCCGAGGCCCGCTTCACCGCCGTACGGGAGGCGGGGTACGAGCTCCTGGTCGAGCGGTTCCTCTACCGCTGGACACCGGAGCAGGGGCTGCCCGAGCGGCCCGGACGCCTCGAGTTCCGGCCCGAACCGGACGACGCGGTCTTCTTCGACCTGCTGCGCCGCATCCACTCCGCCACCCTCGACGCGCACGCCCTCAAAGCCATCGAGGAGGGCGGACTCGACCGGGCCGCCCAGGAAGAGCTCGACTTCTTCCACTGGTGCCCCTCGCCCCGCGAGTGGTGGCAGATCGCCCGCACCCCGCAGGGAGACGTCGCCGGGATCCACATTCCGGCCCACAACCCGTCGGGGCCCTGCGTCGGGTTCATCGGAGTCGTGCCCGAACAGCGCGGCCACGGCTACGCCTACGATCTGCTCGCCGAGTGCACCCACTGTCTGGTCGAGCAGGGCGCCGAGTTCGTCTCCGCTGCGACGGACAGGGGGAACTTCCCCATGGCCGCGAACTTCGCCAAGGCGGGCTACCCCGTCGTGCGCGAACGCCTGAACTACCGGCCTGCGCACAGCGGCTGA